Genomic window (Toxotes jaculatrix isolate fToxJac2 chromosome 10, fToxJac2.pri, whole genome shotgun sequence):
ACGTTGCCACCGTGGTTGAGTCAAACATCAAGAAGTAAACTGATAAGTCCCTTCTCtctaaaaatgaataaaatttaTTGagtaatatttattttcatgtcttGGTACCTGAAAAGAAACATCAGCACAAGGTGCAGGTGCTCTGAGGCCGGCCATGTAGGAGACTGTAGGAAAAACATCCACCAACTCCACCATGTTTCTTATGACTTTGTCATCTGGAAGAGAGAAGGATCGGCCAGTTACAGAAAAGTCTTTAACCTCTGAGCAAAACAGTCAAGATATCCACTAAATTTTACTAGACACCATGCACTGAAATTTCATCATCATTGCACCATTTGCATTTGAAGCAAAAATGTCTAGAGGCAAAATATCAAAGTGCATCCTTGTCTAAATACTTTTGAATTTCAAATCAAAGTCTATCAAAGACTTCATTAAAGTCAAGTTGGCATATTAAAGGGCCAGCGTGTAGCATATAGCAGCATCTAGCGGTGAGGTTGCAGATTAAACACCCCTTGCCTGACAAGTGTGTAAGAGAACCATGGTGGTCTTCaggtaatgtaaaaatacaaaaatacctAGAgcaactgtttatttttgttttttttgtctgttctaGGCTACCGTAGAAACATGGTGGTACAGCATAGCAGGCTCCTATGTAGATATGAAGGGCTCCTACTAcgctaacaaaaacacaacaaatttcAGTTTCAAATGTTTATAgactaatgaaaacatattaACTTTATATTCAATTTCCACCAATAGACACCTTTAAATCTTACACACTGGTCcttcaataaatattttaacaagGTTTTTTGAGcaattaaaagcaaaacattttaaatcaaaattgaGTTTCCATAACTTGGCATTCATGGTGATTTTAAATTACGAAATGTGCATGTTTCATGTTATCAGTGGTAACTGGTTGTCAGTGGAGGATCTTACTCTTAAAGCTGTACTCTGATTGGGTTAAAACATCAATAAAGGGGAAAGCTGACTCTCCCAGCCCATCACGGTGTGTGGTGACGCCAGGAATGTAAAAGATAAGAGGGACACGTGTTGTCACTTCAAAATTAGAGTATTTAGCCCATTCACCATGTTCTCCTAATGACCAACCTgcaacgagagagagagagagagagagagagagagagagagagagagagagagagagagagagagagagagagagagatgaaagatgtTAGTCCAGAGAGACTATGGCAGATGGGATAAATAAAGAGAACTGAGTCTATGAATCTATATTATACAAATATCGTTTTAGATACAGAGGGCTTTGAGGTTTTACTGATGTTTTGCCTCAGTCATCTTATATTTGAAAATTATGGCATTTGATTGAGCTTTACTTGGTATACACCAGTCATGAAGAGGATTCACTTCAGCAGCATCCTCACTAAAAGAAATTCAGTTTCCAAGTCACAAAGTTTTTGAAAAAAGGAGCTGGTGCAGAAAAGAAATGGGTTTTATCAGCAAAACTGTGGAAGGAGGCAATGGCTCAATATGCTGTTACAACACTGCCATCTGGTGGTGGAAGACAAGAACAGCAAAAAGTAGCTCCATGAAAAACCCCCATGAACACCTCACCTCCTAAAAACTGACATTTGAGGCGTTCATGTTACCAAAAACTGTAAAGATAAACAGTCATGTCAGTGTTGTAACTAGAAAGCAAACACCAGCACTGTACCATCCTCAGCCATTTACACTTTATCCAAAGAATATGTCTACTGACCATGATCTGAGGTGAACACCACCAGAGTGTCGTCAGTCAGACCGAGCTCGTCAAGAGTACTGAGCAGCCGCCCAACCTGAGCGTCCATGTAAGACACAGCAGCATAGTAGTGCTGACGGATACGCAGCTGGAAGACAAACGTACAGAACACTATTGTTTGTTTCAGGGAACATGAGGAGACATGTTAAAAATGGCTTTAACGTGTTGAAAGCAGCCAGTTCACACCTGGAAATCTTTAGGAACTGGTCCATAAGGAAAGCTGATGTTTAATTTTTGGACAtcgtctctctttctcacatctGTCCATGGGTTGTAGGCCACAGGAGGAAGGAGTTTGGGGACATCAGGGTCAGGGGCCAGGGTCATTTGTTCTATGGGATACAGTCTCAGATACTCCTGCAAATATAAAAGCAAAAGGTTTTAAAGGGATGTCAAATAAAGGCAGGTACACATGTCTTTACATCGTGATGAAACAGAAGTTCTTTCTTACTGGCCCAGATATTTCTGAAATAGGATTTATAAAGCATAATATTATGAGCTAGCCAGCTAGCACAATATGGAACAGTAACACTGAGCTACTCTGTTATTGTTGCAAATTTCAGTGGGTTGAGACAATGATAATCTTAAACTAATCCGACTGTTTGTTGACATTAGTGGACTCCATTActaggctaacgttagctagtgTTGCACACTGTTGGTGCTGTAGGGGAGCAGAAGGGAGACACTGAGGAAAGGCCCTCGGGACTGAGTCCTTTACATATAAATCAGTCTATCGGCTGTATGAGAAGCTGAGAAAGTCAGGCAAGGTCTCATTTTTGTTATGTTACATTCTGTTCACACactggcaataaaaaaaaagcctttaataCATCCAAATTTCTTCACACTCTTACATATAGTACCTTTATTCTTAGTACCTTTAACAAGAACAAAGTATAGATCACACAGTAacccagttttagttttttccccCATAGGCTTCCTGTTAATAACTGTACAGGACTGATTTAAGCATCACAGTCAGGCTCCTCTGTTCACTTCAAACCCTTGTGCTCTCTGACCACTGTGAGAAGGCACTCGTCTTCATGGCACAGACTTCTGGCTGATCCGAGGTCAAGGCTGAAAACTACGTGAtggagctgaaaaaaatgtgatggagcttttgctgttgttgctctttAACACTGGAGCTGCCTCCTGAGGCCAAGCCACTCACATCTTTAAAAGACATCTAAAACCCATGCTGTCTTTAGCTGACCCGGCCCTTTTAGAACTTTTATTTTATGGGTTGTACACATTTTCCTCCTTTatatcctgtttttcttttctcgctttcatctcctttttccttttctctgagTAAAAAAAGGCCttctaaaacaaaaacttataTATATGAAGAAAGTTTTCTTGTTCCTGAGTTCTTCCAACTCTCATCCATGGTTGTTGTTAATGATCAATATGTAAGTATTTtagttgaaaacaaaaaacaaaccaacaaaaaactGAGTTTATcaacagaaagtgaagaaatGACATTTCGGACATTATGTCAAAGATGTCTATGTATTGTGTTGCAGGGatatctactgaagttagcatgttAACCAGCTAGCGTTCCTCAGGAGGCCACACtaagtcactgtagcatccagtCTGGCCTCAGTCAGCGTCCCtcagctgatgctgctgctctagCTGCTCTCCCTCACGTTCCTTGACCTCTCATGGCTCGTCCTCTACTCCTGCCACCACCACATCTTCCCTGtctctgactgggcagactgggtgtGAAAATCGCTGTTGTTGGTCTAACAATAACCAAAGAAAACAGCCTACCAATTACATAATCAGACTGCCAGGTAAACCTGTGAGGAAAACATTATTCTCCAATCTGTGCAGGTCTGGCAACACGTCAACAACTGCCCTATGTTCAGGTTAGATTTATTCAAGCTAACGTTATCTGAACACGAGGGCTGAAATTGGGTTGCAGTTGCTTGTTCCTTATGATAATTCTGGACATCCTAACTCTCTGGTAAAACACCGCCCCCTTTGCTTGGagtatgaatttgacagttggACAGTTCTTTCACATTGCCCCTTTAAAATCTCCATTTGGTTTTCCACACAAGAAATCGTGGTATTTGAAGTACTATGTTTAAGCTACAACCTGATAGCAAATGAGgaggattttttcttttttttttttttagcatgacATTTACTGAAATTCTGCAGCAATATGACCCCACCTTATTACTCAAGTACTGCTGTTACTGCTAAGATTTACTGAAGTGTCACCtgaatattttttgttattatttctgTAATTAATTTATGTGTCTGACAAAAGGCAAAATTCAGAAAATAAGAAATCTGATGAGTCCTCTGGTCCTCTGAGTGATACAGATGTTCTTAGATGTTTTGATTTGCTTTCATCATTCCACAAACTgcatatttttttcctgctttgttcTGCTCTCTAATTGTGTCCAGACGATCACGTGTGGCATACATCACATGCCAACAGCGAGAAGCTGCCTTgaccttttccctcttttcatctctcagcTTGCACTGTGTGAGAAACCTCTCTGGCATGCTGATATTCATCTCTGCTCTCATTAAACTTGCACTTCATCatgctctcttcctccttcatgCTGAATCGTGTCACCCATAGATCTAGATCAGTTCTCATTTAATTCACCTCAGAGACAGTATGTACATCTGACTCCTTGCTTTCAGAGGTTCCTTTCAGTTAGTCCAAGGTGTAACCACATGCAGCCACACATCAAAACTGCACATAGAGACCACTTGCAACTTATTTCACTTCTggttttcacaataaaactatACGGATTTAACTATGATTGAACTATTATGTATGTTAAATCCCAAGCAGTGTACAGAGGATCTACAGGTGTTGATATTTGGTCGCATACCTGTGGTATTCTGAAGGGTATGTGTGGTTTATGAAATCCCACAGCTAAGAAGAAAGGAACAGCATCGTTGGCCGAACTCTTCAGTAGCCTCACTGCCTCGTCTGTGCTCTCCAGATCAGGGAGGGTTCCCCCAGGCTGCTCCGTCACATTCACTGCACACAGTAAGTTGGCGTGGAGTTTACCATCCTCTCCTTTACACATCTGGAAACAAGGATTTCATACAAATGATTAAAGTCACTTTTTTATGCAGTTTCTATATTCGATATTCAATATTTGGCttcttacaaaaatgtaaaaaatgtcagatcaggatttgttgacaaaactGATTGTTCAACATCCTGTTTTGAAAATCTATCTtatgaattaaaacaaattaagaaataaactttttttttctctttcacaaacACTGATCCAAATGTATTTACCAATAATACTAACAGATTGAGCTAACTAAGTAACTTGAGTTGCTTATGTCTATGGAAAccatttttgaacattttcttaaactgataaataaaaaataaaacatgtcatcagTTGCCAGGCAGCCTGGTACGCCTGCATCACACCAAACTGTTTTTAAGTGCATTAAGTTGGACATaaaaaatttaataataaagtgcgtaccttttttttctcatattgaAATGAAGCTGGGTGATAGGCAGGGATGGACCAGCTGTATGGATAATCATCTGAGTAGTTAGAGGCGATtcctgaagaaagaaaatacaacacaacCATTGATAATACAACACAgctagacacacacaaaatgtgcagACATTTTCTaagtaaacaacaaaaacatgcagattGGATTCTTCTCAGAAACACAGAACAGGCTCATCATTAACCAGCTGTAAAAATCTTACTGTAGTTTCAGTTGTGACCATTTTGTAGGAATCAGTTCCTAATTTTTTGCTGTGTCAGCATACCCTGCTCATGAAAATTGTGCTTAATCCCTCAACTCAGGATTTTACAAAAAATGAATCTTACCTGGATGAAATACCTTGCCCACAGACATGGTGCGATACCCCCTAGATTTAAAGTACTGTGGCAGAGTTGTGTAGTTTCCAGAATGGACTCTCCAGTAGGACTTGAAGTCATAGAGTCTGGTTGTATCTGGTCTGCGACTAGTTAACATGGACGTGCGACTGGGAGCACACACAGCTTGCtaagagagaaaaatacacattaCATGGATTATATAATCCAATGAGTCTCACATCTAAATTGAGTTTATTTCAGGCAGTAATCATATCCAGCACCAACTGACCTGTGCATATGCATGGAGAAAAACTTGGCTTTTAGATGCCAGTTGGTCGATGTTTGGTGATTTTACTACAGTGTCTCCGTAGCAGCCCAGTGATGTCCGCAAATCATCTGCCACGATGAAAAGGACATTTCTAGTGTCTGAAAACGAAAACAACCATAGTTAATTCATATTTTAGCTAATTTACTGCTTTTAAATGAACCTCTTTAGCAGGGAGTTCTGACACGGTTTTCAGggtgaaataataaaaactacTTGCTGTGAAACATTCAAGTACGCAAACTGCGTACAGAGTACAGAGACattggaaaacacacattacagaGAGAAAGTTGATCAGAAACTAGCTGGTTTCACTTCAACTAATCTAAAAGTCAACACCATGCGGccacaagcaaaacttacaaACAGTGAACCATTCAGTGAAGTTAAATTAATTAGCGCTGAGAAGCTCCAGCTGCACAAACTACATAATGAGCACTCATTAAGGCTAATGGCGGCTAGTTACTGAGATTTACCACTCACTAACCGGACAGCCTGACCCCAAACCACCAAATAACTCTACAAGTCAAAAAGACATTAAGACAACCAGCGTGAAATGTATTAGAAAGCCTAaatacattatatattttttatattttcaaaatgtttgctAAGTCCTAACTTCACCTCTTCTCGCGACAGCAGcgagtgtcagtgtgtgaagcGCCAGGAGGAGAAGCCACATACGGACACATAAGTTCATTTTGATGTCGAGCGAACgataaaagaaaatgcaacGGCCCTCAGCTATCCCTCCTCAGACTCAACCTTCTTCCCACCGTCCGGCGTCAAAACAAATCAGCATGTCGCTGTCGTCTTTAAATAACTTCCTGATTATCACGACGCCCactattgtgttttcattggttccttTCAACAGTCGCTCCGCCCCCAACCGTTAATCCTATTAGTTAAACAATGTGTCAATTAAATATcaatcattttaaatttcaatGACCACCAGAGGCCAGTCTAATTTAAGGTAATACCAGGTAGTAGACCGGTAAACCAGGGGTCGATTTCATGAAGGAGGTTCAACAAACTCTGAGTATGAGTGTTAACCCTGAGTTGACAAACCCTGAGTTGAAAAACTCtgagtttcctgtttcaacacaaCTGATTCACATTAGTTTTGTCAACTCTGAGTATGTTGACTCCGAGTCAAGCGCGTGCACCACGACTATAAATAAGCCATCATCAATGGAGCCCCGATTCCTTGATTCACCATGGAAGCGGGATCAAAACGGACGcgctcaacatttttttcacccctgGAGCTTGAAATTTTGATGGAGGCATTTTTTCGGAAAATATGCTCATATTCACCATATGAGCATATTTtccgaaaaaaaagcaacacagtgGCAGCGGCAAAAGATAGAGAAAACGCATGGGAAAAAATCACTGCTCGAGTCAATGCGTAAGTTTTGTTTCTAATCACATAATCGCATATCAAAATATTGCATGCAAAAAATGCTGTTGGCCCCCTGTTCATGCAGGTGCAACCCAGGGGGCGAAAAACGGACTTGGAggcagttgaaaatgaaatataaaaatataattcaatCAGGTGAGTTGGAAATATAACATGCCTGGTTGTATCTCACTTTGGTAACATTTGATATGTCTATTTCAATTTAATTgtaattcaattttcaatttttatttatatttttaatttatttattgaatacTGTAACAGCTCTTTCAGTCCTGCATGAGTTTCAGTGAACAACAGAGTTTAATTCTGTATAATTGACTGTGTTGAACAATATTCTTGTGGATTTCCAGTTACCAGTCAAGGAGTTATACAAAATTCATCTGTTTAAACAAATCGAAAAAACGGACAAGGAAATGTTATACCTGGACCGCCAGATCCAAAAGGCAGATCTGGAAATCGAGATACTTAAACacaagctggaggtgtgtgtgtagtcagaggtaaatttaatgtattattagaGCAATATGAAAAactaacagaaaaatgttctctttgtctctgtctgtctgtaggatATAAGGAagactaaataaaatgaacgtgtgacagtgtggtattCTGTGTGGCTGTAATTTAACATGGAAAATGGTTGTTGCAGATCAGATCTCTGATTGCCCTTCCATCCTGATTTTCTGGGAGCTGGATGGGGTCCTCCTCAGGGTCTTCTATTTGTAGGGCAGGGTGTTGCTCTCCTCTAATAGTTGCAATATTATGGAGAATAACACATGCCACAATTATGTCACAGGCTCTCTCAGGGGTTACTCTGAGATGACGTAAGCACTGGAAACGGGCTTTCAACAGGCCTATAGTCATCTCTACCCTGGCTCTCGTCCTGCAGTGTGCCACATTGAAGTGCTGCTGGGGTCCTGGTTGAGGGTCTGGGTAAGGGGTTATAAGATTTCGTTGGCAGGGGTAAGCCCTGTCACCCAGTAGGAAGCCATGAATCTCTCCTGCAAGtgaagtcacattttttacttctgatatttttctcagaaaaattAGACAAAGATCTTTGCGGTGACAAACAGCAATGTTTCAGACCACTTACCACGTTCCAGTCTATTGCTTATTGTAGACTCTCTATATATGCGGGAGTCATGCACAGACCCAGGCCACTTGGCTTCCACAtttgtgataatgtgtgctgcatcacaaatgatcttgacagtacagaaaatgagacaagttagttgaaatatttgtgctctgacatttaaaagtagTAGTCAATGTATGTACCTGCACATTGATGCTATGGAAGGACTTCCTATTCACATaatctccttcattttctgaagGAGCAGTGATAGGAATGTGGGTGCCATCaatgcagccaatcacattGGGAAATCCTAAAAGACATTCAAATTATTGCTCCCAGAGGTCACAGCAACATGTTATTGACAGAAaagttattaatcatttaaaattatttacctGCAATCCCATGGAACTCTTCTTTGATGGCTCTCACAGGTTTGTGTctgggaaaaacaacaaaaactgataaaaaaccGCTTCAGAGCGAGGCACACCTTTCTTATAGCCCTGCAAACGGTTGCTTTGCTTATGTGTTCTGCATCGATATTATAAAGAAAACTTCCATTTGCAAAAAAACGTAGAGCAATGCAAAGTATTTGTTCAGTGGTGAGTGCACGTCCACGGTGGGTGATGTGAGTGATGAGAGGGCGGATGAGGTTGTGAATGTATTGCAGTGACTGTAACGAAAAACGATAACGTTCAAATAAAAAGTCGGGAGGATATGAAAACGTATCCAAACGTGGACGGAAAATCCTCGCCCGACGCAATCGCAGTTCTCTGCGAATCAGTCTTGCTTTTTCATCAATCGGGTCTTCCAGAAAGGGACATGCCATTTTAAGCAGGTTCTATGGAGACTCAATTATAAGGAAACGGTTCAGCTTTTATGTACTCCAGGGGAGGAGTCAGAAACAAACTCTGAGTTTCTGGAATAAAACCTGCTCCCGACCAGGTTATGTTCACAGACtaagttaccatggtaacagacTCCGAGTACGAGTTACCTCGCTTTATGAAATGGGCTTAACTTACTCCTTGACTTACCCCTATCTCGGGGTTAATTTACCTCCCTTATTGAAACGGTTAACTCGGGGTTTCCCTCATTTCAGGCTTAACATACTCAGAGTTTCCACATAACCTGCTTCGTGAAATCGACCCCAGGTGTACTGACATATTATGTGTTGCTCCTGATACCTctgcctgcagcagctgtgtttctttATAACATCATTCACTGGAGTGACCTGCATTTAGCTTAATTTATACAATGcgtcaaaacaaaaacacactataCCATAAACACAACCACGTTACATTATTATTGCAGAGAGACATGCTGCACCTGCTACTAGAGATCAAAAAGGCAACTTTAAATTAGTTTTAGTTCGGATCatccagcttttattttgaaggatttGGCGGAAGTTCATTGGTTTATTTTGTCTAACATGACACCGCTGCAGCAGAGAGGCGGAAGCTGCATGAGGGCTCACTCTGCTCCAAGTTGGCTTCAAAAAACATCGCGACATAAATCTCAGTTCTACCAAATCGCACGAGAATAACGTTTAGTAAAGGAACAATAAGATTCAGTAATTTAAAGATCTGCGTCAGAAAGATCTCATCAGAAAAAATGTtgtattattaaataattatcAGCGAATCTTTTGGTGATGTGTTCAGAAACATCAAGATTatcattaaaataacatttttttaaaattaatttacagtgaagaaaatactttttttttaatggtaaaccGTGCGCGAGGCACCAAGCCCCCATCTGATGACTGGATTTGAGTCGGGCATTGAGGGAGACATCATTTTTCATACATAGACGATCTTTGGTTACAAAGCTCACAAGGAGAAACATGGCAGACAGCGCGGCTAAACGTGAGACAGACAGTGCTGAAACCGACGAGTTGTCTCCGAAAGTTAAGAGGGCCAAGGCTGACAATGAGAATGgtggaggagaagctggagaggAACCTGAATCTGGCGTTATTCTGTCTGGGTTTAAAACATCTGCCGTGCTGAGAGATTCTGCCCGGGAGAAAAACATCTTTATCCATGGAAAGGTAGGTTTATTGTAAAGTTAGCTGATCTTACTTAGATGTTAGAAGGTATTTAGTCTAATCTAACAATGGTTAAGGAGTTAAGGGcaaggcagaggagaagagggaaaggTTTTATAGTTAGAATCATTCAGAGTGTCGAGtatttttgtaaaagaaaaacacaagattCTTTTCCGGTATTCTGGTTCCGGTATTTTAAAATAGGAGTCCGCCTGATCGTGCTTTATTGTAAAGATTGACAAATGAGAACAATGATAGGCTCACTGAAGGACATTTAGGcatttactgatttattttgtaaaaccaGTGTCATTATCGGCccagacagaaatgaaactgtGGAACATGTTGTCTTCAGTTTGCTGATCAGGACGCTGTGGTCATTCTGGAGAAGACTCCCATCAGAGAAGACACCCTGGCTGAGCTGTTCAGTGGTTCCAAGCTGAAGCTGGACATGAGAAACGACATCTACAGCACGTATAGGCTCCAGGCTCCCCCTCACCTCAATGGTAAGAtcccaaataaataaataaataaaacagactgaGGACATTGTGAATCCAACAGCCTCTTTGGCCGGCTAGAGGAAAGTTAGACCGCCTGTGCGTTTCTGTTTTGCAGAGATTAAGGCCACAGTGGTGTGTCCAGCCACAGAGAAGCACGTAAAGAAATACCAGTGTCAGGACAGTTTTCTGGTGGAGGAGACGGAAAAGGACTATGAGTCCATCACTCTGCCCTACATTCAGAAGCAGAGTTTCAGTGTGCAGGTCGGTGTCCTGAAATCACCTTCTCTGATATAATATCCAGTTTTGAATGTACAACATTAAGTGTTTTTTTACCACCACTTTCACACTTCAGTGGGTATACAACATCCTGGAGAAGAAGGCAGAGGCTGGGAGGATAGTATATGAAGATCCAGACCCTGAAGTTGGCTTTGTCCTGCTCCCTGATTTCAAATGGGACCAAAAACAGGTGAGAGACCAGGAATAGCAGCCatgaggacagaggaaagacTCAGTTGTACGGCAAGTTTTAGTTTCCTCTAGCAGTTTGGTTTTAGACCTTTAAGAGCATCCTTTCTTTTCATATGAGACAGAACTAACTTTACCACAGACTCATCTAAGCAGCTGAACATGACTTTAGATCTTATAcatcatttttatatatatatactggaCAATTATCAGCACAAGGATTTCCTCCCCCTTCACCTGATATAGGTTACAGTGCTGTAAAGTGATGACCAAAACTCTTAGCTTTCTATTTAAATGCAACTGTCTCTAATCCATACCTAGTCAGAATGAGAACGAGGAGGATTACTGGGAGCCATATGTTTAGATTCTTAGGCCGGTAGAATAAACTGTTTCACCATATCTGCCTTCCTCTTGCAGGTAGATGATTTGTACCTGATTGCCATAACACATCAGAAGAACATCAAGAGTCTGAGAGACCTGACGTCAGAGCATTTACCACTGCTGCAGAACATCTTCCAGAAAGGAAAGGTGAGGTTCCAGTTATAGAAACACGTCCTCCTCAGCTACAGCTTTAAAATGACCTGTGATCATTGTGATCGTCGTCTCCCACCGACTATGTGACATTattctttccattttaaagAGCTAGGATAAGACTTAGAGAGGCAGGGCCCCGGATGTATCATAACGATAAACAATACAAAATGACTGATAATACCTGTCTGATTGTGACTTAGGAGGCCATCCTGCAGAGGTACAACCTCCCAGCCAGTAAGCTGAGAGTCTACCTGCACTACCAGCCTTCCTACTACCACCTCCACATCCACTTCAACAAGCTGGGCTACGAGGTTCCAGGCTGTGGCGTGGAGCGCGCCCACCTCCTCGCAGACGTCATCCAGAACATCCAGTCTGACCCCGACTACTACAAAACCCGGACACTGTACTTCCCCCTGAGGGCAGATGACGGACTGCTGGGCAAGTTCAAAGAGGCAGGACGACTGTGACGtactgtgtgtacatgcactTAATGTGACTTGAGTCAAATCAGCGCATAATCAATTGTGTTTAAGCTATGTGTAATGTTGTCTAatgtttttcctgtattttcTACTTGTTACCTTAATGTTGCTGACTGAATTAAAGAATGATAAT
Coding sequences:
- the ids gene encoding iduronate 2-sulfatase isoform X5; protein product: MTSSPTGESILETTQLCHSTLNLGGIAPCLWARYFIQESPLTTQMIIHTAGPSLPITQLHFNMRKKKMCKGEDGKLHANLLCAVNVTEQPGGTLPDLESTDEAVRLLKSSANDAVPFFLAVGFHKPHIPFRIPQEYLRLYPIEQMTLAPDPDVPKLLPPVAYNPWTDVRKRDDVQKLNISFPYGPVPKDFQLRIRQHYYAAVSYMDAQVGRLLSTLDELGLTDDTLVVFTSDHGWSLGEHGEWAKYSNFEVTTRVPLIFYIPGVTTHRDGLGESAFPFIDVLTQSEYSFKNDKVIRNMVELVDVFPTVSYMAGLRAPAPCADVSFQEELCTEGVNLAYTFRHRERGKNEEAISFSQYPRPADTPQENSDLPDLEDIKVMGYSLRSWDYRYTLWLGFNPKRFQVNVSDVHAGELYMLADDPGEDNNTYSDSDHSEVMKKMASLPHVSLYAEPVQSLPDVPDQLSHAALLTQRLHHRVQLLEEIYKKGEGERQSVRVTAPAAGVRHTTVWKFCRNTIKRVKE
- the ids gene encoding iduronate 2-sulfatase isoform X2; translated protein: MNLCVRMWLLLLALHTLTLAAVARRDTRNVLFIVADDLRTSLGCYGDTVVKSPNIDQLASKSQVFLHAYAQQAVCAPSRTSMLTSRRPDTTRLYDFKSYWRVHSGNYTTLPQYFKSRGYRTMSVGKVFHPGIASNYSDDYPYSWSIPAYHPASFQYEKKKMCKGEDGKLHANLLCAVNVTEQPGGTLPDLESTDEAVRLLKSSANDAVPFFLAVGFHKPHIPFRIPQEYLRLYPIEQMTLAPDPDVPKLLPPVAYNPWTDVRKRDDVQKLNISFPYGPVPKDFQLRIRQHYYAAVSYMDAQVGRLLSTLDELGLTDDTLVVFTSDHGWSLGEHGEWAKYSNFEVTTRVPLIFYIPGVTTHRDGLGESAFPFIDVLTQSEYSFKNDKVIRNMVELVDVFPTVSYMAGLRAPAPCADVSFQEELCTEGVNLAYTFRHRERGKNEEAISFSQYPRPADTPQENSDLPDLEDIKVMGYSLRSWDYRYTLWLGFNPKRFQVNVSDVHAGELYMLADDPGEDNNTYSDSDHSEVMKKMASLPHVSLYAEPVQSLPDVPDQLSHAALLTQRLHHRVQLLEEIYKKGEGERQSVRVTAPAAGVRHTTVWKFCRLPRRDI
- the ids gene encoding iduronate 2-sulfatase isoform X4; this translates as MNLCVRMWLLLLALHTLTLAAVARRDTRNVLFIVADDLRTSLGCYGDTVVKSPNIDQLASKSQVFLHAYAQQAVCAPSRTSMLTSRRPDTTRLYDFKSYWRVHSGNYTTLPQYFKSRGYRTMSVGKVFHPGIASNYSDDYPYSWSIPAYHPASFQYEKKKMCKGEDGKLHANLLCAVNVTEQPGGTLPDLESTDEAVRLLKSSANDAVPFFLAVGFHKPHIPFRIPQEYLRLYPIEQMTLAPDPDVPKLLPPVAYNPWTDVRKRDDVQKLNISFPYGPVPKDFQLRIRQHYYAAVSYMDAQVGRLLSTLDELGLTDDTLVVFTSDHDDKVIRNMVELVDVFPTVSYMAGLRAPAPCADVSFQEELCTEGVNLAYTFRHRERGKNEEAISFSQYPRPADTPQENSDLPDLEDIKVMGYSLRSWDYRYTLWLGFNPKRFQVNVSDVHAGELYMLADDPGEDNNTYSDSDHSEVMKKMASLPHVSLYAEPVQSLPDVPDQLSHAALLTQRLHHRVQLLEEIYKKGEGERQSVRVTAPAAGVRHTTVWKFCRNTIKRVKE
- the ids gene encoding iduronate 2-sulfatase isoform X3: MNLCVRMWLLLLALHTLTLAAVARRDTRNVLFIVADDLRTSLGCYGDTVVKSPNIDQLASKSQVFLHAYAQQAVCAPSRTSMLTSRRPDTTRLYDFKSYWRVHSGNYTTLPQYFKSRGYRTMSVGKVFHPGIASNYSDDYPYSWSIPAYHPASFQYEKKKMCKGEDGKLHANLLCAVNVTEQPGGTLPDLESTDEAVRLLKSSANDAVPFFLAVGFHKPHIPFRIPQEYLRLYPIEQMTLAPDPDVPKLLPPVAYNPWTDVRKRDDVQKLNISFPYGPVPKDFQLRIRQHYYAAVSYMDAQVGRLLSTLDELGLTDDTLVVFTSDHGWSLGEHGEWAKYSNFEVTTRVPLIFYIPGVTTHRDGLGESAFPFIDVLTQSEYSFKNDKVIRNMVELVDVFPTVSYMAGLRAPAPCADVSFQEELCTEGVNLAYTFRHRERGKNEEAISFSQYPRPADTPQENSDLPDLEDIKVMGYSLRSWDYRYTLWLGFNPKRFQVNVSDVHAGELYMLADDPGEDNNTYSDSDHSEVMKKMASLPHTVSLQMRMKLQLLYLTAGMKTNRGKA
- the ids gene encoding iduronate 2-sulfatase isoform X1, producing the protein MNLCVRMWLLLLALHTLTLAAVARRDTRNVLFIVADDLRTSLGCYGDTVVKSPNIDQLASKSQVFLHAYAQQAVCAPSRTSMLTSRRPDTTRLYDFKSYWRVHSGNYTTLPQYFKSRGYRTMSVGKVFHPGIASNYSDDYPYSWSIPAYHPASFQYEKKKMCKGEDGKLHANLLCAVNVTEQPGGTLPDLESTDEAVRLLKSSANDAVPFFLAVGFHKPHIPFRIPQEYLRLYPIEQMTLAPDPDVPKLLPPVAYNPWTDVRKRDDVQKLNISFPYGPVPKDFQLRIRQHYYAAVSYMDAQVGRLLSTLDELGLTDDTLVVFTSDHGWSLGEHGEWAKYSNFEVTTRVPLIFYIPGVTTHRDGLGESAFPFIDVLTQSEYSFKNDKVIRNMVELVDVFPTVSYMAGLRAPAPCADVSFQEELCTEGVNLAYTFRHRERGKNEEAISFSQYPRPADTPQENSDLPDLEDIKVMGYSLRSWDYRYTLWLGFNPKRFQVNVSDVHAGELYMLADDPGEDNNTYSDSDHSEVMKKMASLPHVSLYAEPVQSLPDVPDQLSHAALLTQRLHHRVQLLEEIYKKGEGERQSVRVTAPAAGVRHTTVWKFCRNTIKRVKE